The sequence below is a genomic window from Streptococcus oralis.
AGCAGGCTGTCCTGAACGCTTTGACTGGGATTTTATCAGATGGATTCTCTGGGATGGGCGGACAAAGAATGCTAAAGAACGCTATCAACGGGTTCAAGAAACCTACCCTGAGAAAGTAATTGTCCTCAAGTCGCAAAAGGAGATGGACCACTTCTTAGAAAATCTCGTACATAACAAGAAAAACCAACGTGTCTAACGTTGGTTTTTTTGCTATTAGCCAATCACACTTCCGTTTGGTACAGCTGGATCAACTGTGAGAAGGGTTAACTTGCCTTCATGTTCAGCTGAGAGGATCATTCCTTGGCTGACATATTTTTTCATCATCTTGCGTGGTTTGAGGTTGGCAACGATTTGGACCTTCTTGCCGACCAATTCTTGTTCGTTTGGATAGTATTTGGAAATTCCTGATAGGATTTGACGGTCTTCGCCATCACCTGCATCGAGGCGGAATTGGAGCAACTTGTCAGAACCTTCCACTTTAGAAACTTCTTTGACTTCTGCGACACGGATCTCGACCTTATCAAAGTCTTCAAACTTGATTTCATCCTTGTTGAGTTTGAGTTCAACTTCATCTGGATTCCATTCTTTTTCGACTGCTGGTTTGTTGCCTTCCATTTGTTCTTTGATATAGGCAATCTCTTCTTCCATGTCCAGACGTGGGAAGATTGGTGTTCCTTTGGCTACTACTGTTACACCCTCAGGAAAATCCCCCAAGCTCAAGTTCTCAAGACTAGTAACTTCTGCGAGACCAAGCTGAGTCAAGACTGCGCGACTGGTTTCCATCATAAATGGCTCAATCAAGTGTGCTACGACACGAAGGCTGGCTGCCAAGTGGCTCATGACACTTGCCAATTGGTCACGAAGAGCTTCATCCTTAGCCAAGACCCATGGGGCTGTCTCATCAATATATTTGTTAGTACGAGAGATAAGCGTCCAAACTGCTTCTAGAGCACGTGGGTAGTCAACTGCATCCATGTGTGTATGGTAATCAGCAATTGATTCAGTAGCTACTTGAGCAAGAGCATGGTCAAATTCTGTCACACCTTCTACATAGGCAGGGATTTGTCCATCAAAGTACTTGTTAATCATGGAAACCGTACGGTTGAGGAGGTTTCCTAGGTCATTGGCCAATTCATAGTTGATACGGCCTATGTAGTCCTCGGGAGTAAAGGTTCCGTCTGAACCGACTGGAAGGCTACGCATGAGGTAGTAACGAAGCGGATCCAGTCCATAACGCTCTACCAACATTTCAGGATAGACGACATTCCCTTTAGACTTAGACATCTTGCCGTCTTTCATGACAAACCAACCGTGGGCAATCAAGCGGTCAGGCAACTTCATATCCAACATCATGAGAAGGATTGGCCAGTAGATAGAGTGGAAACGAAGAATGTCTTTTCCGACCATGTGGAAAACTGTTCCATTCCAGAATTTGTCAAAGTTAGCATGATCATCTTGACCATATCCAAGAGCTGTCGCATAGTTGAGAAGGGCATCAATCCAAACATAGACAACGTGTTTTGGATTTGATGGGACTGGCACACCCCATGTGAAAGTTGTACGAGAAACTGCTAAATCTTCCAAACCTGGCTCGATAAAGTTTTTCAACATTTCATTGAGACGACCATCAGGAGTGATAAAGTCTGGATGCGATTTGAAAAATTCAACCAAACGGTCTTGGTATTTGCTGAGGCGAAGGAAATAAGATTCTTCAGAAACCCATTCGACCTCGTGACCTGATGGAGCAATACCGCCAGTTACATTACCAGCTTCGTCACGGAAAACTTCTGCAAGCTGGCTTTCTGTAAAGAATTCCTCATCTGATACTGAATACCAACCAGAATATTCGCCCAAGTAGATATCATCTTGAGCAAGCAAGCGTTCAAAGACCTGTGCTACAACTTTTTCATGGTAATCATCAGTCGTACGGATGAATTTATCGTATGAGATATCTAGTAATTGCCAGAGTTCTTTGACTCCAACCGCCATCCCGTCAACATAAGCTTGTGGTGTAATACCAGCTTCTTCTGCTTTCTGTTGGATCTTTTGACCATGCTCGTCAAGACCTGTCAGATAAAAGACATCGTAGCCCATGAGGCGTTTGTAACGTGCTAGGACATCACAGGCGATAGTTGTGTAAGCAGAACCGATATGAAGTTTACCAGATGGATAGTAAATCGGTGTTGTAATATAAAAATTCTTTTCAGACATAATTTTTCCTTTCCAGGCAAATGAAACCTGTTTTTCTAACACTTCATTATATCATATTTTCGGTGATTTTCGATAGGGAAATCTATACAAAAACAAGATAGACAAATGTCCATCTTGTCTATCTTATTCATAGCGAAGGGCTTCAATTGGATCAAGCTTAGATGCTTTATTGGCTGGTAAGACCCCAAAGATCATACCAACGCTGGCCGAAACAGCCAAGCTAAAGAGAGCAATCGGTAGCGAGACACCAATTTCTATTCCTTCCATCATATTTTTTAGCAAGGCTCCTGCTAGTGCGGTCAAGCCTGCTGCACTAACAAGTCCGATAAGACCACCTAATAAGGTCAAAATCATGGACTCAATCAAAAACTGTACCAAGATATTAGCCCGTGTAGCTCCCAATGCTTTACGAAGACCAATCTCACGAGTACGCTCCGTTACAGAAACCAGCATAATATTCATAACTCCAGTCCCTCCCACAAAGAGAGAGATTCCTGCGATAGCACTAATAATAGCGGTCATAAAACCAAAGATTTGCTGAACCTCTGCAAAAGCGGCGGTTTCGTCTACAACCTGATATTCTCCCTGCTGTACTCCTGCAATTTCTGTCATCTTGCGTGCGAGTTCTGGCCCCAAAGTCGGAGTTAGACTCGTATCATTCACACGAAAGACAATATTAGAAATTTCCTCTACATTAAAATTAGCTGCTACAGAAGCATTGGTTGTAATCGGTAAGCCACCTACACCAAACATCTTAGCACTTTTAACAGCAGGACTAGAGTAAACACCAATCACACGATAGCTATATCCATTGGCTGAAATGATTTGATTGAGTGCTGCCTGAGGCGAGTCAAAAAGACTTTTAGCGAGTTCTTCATCTAGCAAAATCACACTTGCAAAATCTCGGTAGTCTTGTTCTCTCAGATCCCTACCTGCAATAATTTTATTTTCTACAGCAGACATATAAGTCATATTTCCACCTGTCAGACTTGCTCTCTCTACCTTTTTATCCTTATAGGTCAAAGTAACATTTGTACTATTAGTCACATAATAGCCATCTACGCCTTTTAGTTTGGCAGCTTCCTTAACCCACGATTCCTGTGTTTTAGGTGGTTCTACGTGAACATCTTCTTCTTTACCAGATAGTGTCAGTGCAGATTGCTTTTGTGTAAAGGAACCGTCCTTACTTTTAATCGGTGAGAAAAATACCTGAATATTTTTCTGAGATTTTGTCATATT
It includes:
- the metG gene encoding methionine--tRNA ligase; translated protein: MSEKNFYITTPIYYPSGKLHIGSAYTTIACDVLARYKRLMGYDVFYLTGLDEHGQKIQQKAEEAGITPQAYVDGMAVGVKELWQLLDISYDKFIRTTDDYHEKVVAQVFERLLAQDDIYLGEYSGWYSVSDEEFFTESQLAEVFRDEAGNVTGGIAPSGHEVEWVSEESYFLRLSKYQDRLVEFFKSHPDFITPDGRLNEMLKNFIEPGLEDLAVSRTTFTWGVPVPSNPKHVVYVWIDALLNYATALGYGQDDHANFDKFWNGTVFHMVGKDILRFHSIYWPILLMMLDMKLPDRLIAHGWFVMKDGKMSKSKGNVVYPEMLVERYGLDPLRYYLMRSLPVGSDGTFTPEDYIGRINYELANDLGNLLNRTVSMINKYFDGQIPAYVEGVTEFDHALAQVATESIADYHTHMDAVDYPRALEAVWTLISRTNKYIDETAPWVLAKDEALRDQLASVMSHLAASLRVVAHLIEPFMMETSRAVLTQLGLAEVTSLENLSLGDFPEGVTVVAKGTPIFPRLDMEEEIAYIKEQMEGNKPAVEKEWNPDEVELKLNKDEIKFEDFDKVEIRVAEVKEVSKVEGSDKLLQFRLDAGDGEDRQILSGISKYYPNEQELVGKKVQIVANLKPRKMMKKYVSQGMILSAEHEGKLTLLTVDPAVPNGSVIG
- a CDS encoding ABC transporter permease; the encoded protein is MQNLKFAFSSIMAHKMRSFLTMIGIIIGVSSVVVIMALGDSMSRQVNKNMTKSQKNIQVFFSPIKSKDGSFTQKQSALTLSGKEEDVHVEPPKTQESWVKEAAKLKGVDGYYVTNSTNVTLTYKDKKVERASLTGGNMTYMSAVENKIIAGRDLREQDYRDFASVILLDEELAKSLFDSPQAALNQIISANGYSYRVIGVYSSPAVKSAKMFGVGGLPITTNASVAANFNVEEISNIVFRVNDTSLTPTLGPELARKMTEIAGVQQGEYQVVDETAAFAEVQQIFGFMTAIISAIAGISLFVGGTGVMNIMLVSVTERTREIGLRKALGATRANILVQFLIESMILTLLGGLIGLVSAAGLTALAGALLKNMMEGIEIGVSLPIALFSLAVSASVGMIFGVLPANKASKLDPIEALRYE